The genomic stretch attggggtagtggttaggattttcattgtacaaatagtaaggtaggtttgtgttgacttgctcctcctactccccatacccatagtcatactcaaaagatcctccacatactccataacacatgtcttgagtcatTATAACTGAGACAAGGAGATAACTACAAGCatagaaactacacaaaaacggtaagaacaacccttgaggaacaagttcctcaaggtgaaagcacaattaaaatagacaaacaagtaagaacttaatcacatagcaccgtccccggcaacggcgccattttgatgtgaaacgatgtcgtcactcatccaatcaaacacatttataatactcaacaaacaactagttagcggtaagtcgaggtcgatcaatgggacggtgtgctttgggttctaagtctatctatctcaatttatgctagtgtcacaatttggttgggtttgtagttgtgtctaaactaatgcaagcaatatagtgaaacaagcaataaaggaaagatgtaaacaaacgattaaaagtgctaggatatcatggggtcatgggggattcatggtgttgatcatacaaacatgtttacaaggttgcaagcaattaaagttgtggagaaaccgagttgggttatatcttacggttcttaggaagagttgggtcccggagccgaatcgattagattgtacaacacctacaagtcaacttaatttcctcctaatcaacttcaatgcatggtctaacaagactcgagttggtttatatcttacaagtcaagttgaatagataagagatggttgtaaatgcaaggattcataggcttagcatttcatcaaacataacatgtgcataaagttgacatcacaacaagcaagcaatttaatcatgtgaacatattagattaagcatgaatcaatcccatgttggtttcccctaattacccactaatcctagctaaagaaactactcactcattatcatgggaaacatgtcattaatggtgtcaatcatcacaacaagtataaacatgataatagaatgaggaaataaacaataaagagtaaagagtaaaggatttataccaaacttgagatgatccaaataataaagcaaagaataatagaagaaacttgatgattgatggaaggttgtcaatctcccaataataacccaataatcttcaattacccaataataaacttgaataataaacttgaacaataattaaggagagattaatgtgtaatttgaggaaagattaaagagtaatctattctaatctactcctaatctaatctaaagaaggatttttctagctaaaaacaacatgcttgattaattacaaagatggggtatttatagtggaaattaggtggatgcattagggttaactaagggctaaactagtaattacacttttttaagtttgagcaaggagactccggtattttctgagagaagggcttctcttttcgtagcttgaagaagacaatccgtgctgtgaagaaatccgtgcgtattggggtcgggatggacggaatctggcaaaggaatccgagcggattcaagagaatccgggcggattcgggtggatgaatccgagcggattcagagcaggacgctcggattgtttagtggagacgggcggatttgagacaatccgctcggattgtttttcagcagtggttcttcttcttttcttccctttttgctcatttccattttattcttgcgagattggtctttagcctttgcttcctcttcatactagtccatctagtgtcatcaataagcttccaattatgcatgaaagacgggaatttccgccttattatctccttttctacaaaacatatgaaatgtgatagaaaagcaaataggaaggttttgacggataaaatggccatgaaatgctataatagtatgcaaaataggctcaattaggggactaaatgtgcgctaattatggtcacatcagttacttagctaggattaatgggtaattaggggaaacaaacatggggaatgattcatgcttaatctaatatgcttccatgattaatttgcttgcttgttgtgatttcaacttatgcacatgttatgtttgatgaaatgctaagtctatgaatccttgcatttacaaccatctcttatcttttcaatgagacttgtaagacataaaccaactcgagtctcattagaccatgcatatagttggatagggaggaaaccaacatggggaatgattcatgcttaatttaatatgttttcatagtttatttgcttgcttgttgtgatctcaacttatgcacatgatatgtttgatgaaatgcgagcctatgaatccttgcattttttacccatcacttaccttttcaatgagacttgtaagacataaaccaacacgagtctcattagaccatgcatatagttgagtagggaggattaactcgacttgtaggtgttgtacaatctaatcgattcggctccgggacccaaaccttcctaggattgtaagatataaaccaactcgatccatcacaataataatcgcttgcttataattgagaacatgtttgtatgatcaacaccatgaatcccctatgaccccatgatatcctagcacttttaatcatttgtttacatcctttatttcattgcttgttatactttattgcttgctttagcttagaacacaactacaaacccaaacaaatcgtgacactagcataaattgagatagatagacttagaacccaaagcacaccgtcacatggatcgacctcgacttaccactaactagttgtttgttgagtattataagtgtgttttgattgggtgtacaacgacatgCCCAAATCACTTACTGCGGTCCAGGTCGTTATTGGGCCTATCCTTCGTTGGTGGTTTAGGCCACCTCACCTGATCGCCCAATTCTCTCAATGCTTTTAATAGACCTTCCATACCTGTATTGAACCTGTACTCGGCTAACCTGGGCAGGTATTTCGAATCCTCCCCTTGCTGCAATTTTTCTGCCACTTTCCTGATGTTGGGTCTGCTGTACGGTTTAgttttctcttcctttttctctgTGGGAATCTTCCTGCTTGTTCTATCGAAAGTTATCGTCCCTTTTCTGGATAGTATATCTTCCTCCAACCTTAGTGTTGCTGTTGTGCGCTGCTGAACTTCCTCGAATCTCTCACAGGGATGCATCGTTAATTCCTTATATAAATCTGAATCCTTATCCAAGCCTTGCCTAAAGGCGTTAATAGCTATTGACGTGTCGCAACCCCGTATGGCCACCTTTTCCGTGTTGAATCTTGTAACATAATCCTTGATTGACTCCCCAATCTCCTGTACGATCCTGTAAAGATCACTAGGTTGCTTTAGAGTCCTTCGGCTGCTGGCGAATTGCTGGTTGAACGCGTTGACCAAGTCGGCAAATGAGGATATAGATTTGTTGGGTAGGCTAACAAACCATTGTAGTGCTGCTCCGGACAAGGTTGacccaaatcccttacacatacaCGCCTCTTTAGAGGCCCCCGTTGCTGCAGTCACCATCATCTTCTACTTATACTGGCTGATATAATCGCATGGATCTGAGGTTCCATCGAAAAGAGTCATTGTTGGGACGCTGAACTCCTTTGGTAAAGCTACAGTAGCTATGTGTGGACATTGCCACCTGCAGCGCCCGACCGATCTGCGGGACAtagcagcggtctttttgaaagtcacccttggcggcgtaaaaatgctttcgaccggatcattttagatcggtcggtttcatcatggcaagggtctcgaaacgataaaagagatgttcggagttgccaccaagcatttgtgggatgcttagaacccgttcgaatccactttatacctaggtcaaccaaggcaaaaagcggtgtttgacatatgTATTAAAGATAACGAATCATCCcgctttagcatcctatctctagaatgactctcatatgccctggataaggtcgtccactatccaaagtttctgagtaagaggtgaaggtacatattgggaagccctttaatcggacacccaatcccacccgctgtagcggcctctactgatcgatctcgGTTGGTtcaatgcaaaagttgataaaacgggtaaatgcatgaatgcgcattcacaagtttgaacctaacatgtgagctttctatgtcggttgtttaatctaagtatcaagtatttgatgtcgagttatatttaatgttgatttgcatgcaagacggaaattaaacatccatttaccaagttatgtttatggtgcataacgtgatccatttgtcttagttaggcgttttgcaaatataatCTAAAATGGGCAGATtcatcatctgatccgtcctgtattcgggttaaccgaagtcgggatcgtcctagacaagtgccgAAAGGAAACACGGTCTGAatcaggcagcctatataggcgcgagccatcaggcgatgcaaacGGGCCTGTCCTGATTTGATAATAGGAAAATGattagcctgtttaggcgcgggttaacAGACGATTGaaggacgtcttctgaccattaaaaGGGTTTGTAAAATggattgaaaagagggtgtttgaacccgtcttgatttgaaagggtagtttagaccgcttttgtgttgatgtgaagaacgagacttgaataatcgtcattgtgttgacaatattcgatgtcgggttcggttttgaaagcttgacatgaataatttggaaaatgattatgaactaattttttttagttcatttgtttgtaattagtcaatgtttatcatcgtactcgggttaaaatccgacatggtatgtagaactaaGGATGATTTTTtatttatgactaatgcatttgttttgaaaatgtaaagaaatgaaacaaaaggttttaaaataccatttaaaatgtaaagaaataaaaggttttaaaataccttataaaatgtaattaaccaaatattatcactgaaacacggattaaaccgtcatggtattaggaatcaaggatgaaaaatgtttcatggttaaaagtttatcataaaaatgatttgaagtatttgaaatggtaaatatcgattacaaatatgaaatgaaaataaaggggaagaagagaccaaacacgcctggattaaggcctgagaagggctttaggcgcgagcctatctgccatacaagcagcccctgtctcggccaaaaatccggttttggctcatttatccatatttggaccatgttatgcatgttttagcatgttatagtcacaAAACAAATGAAagacatgatagaagaggatttttacaccctcatacttacatgctaggcttaagatgagaaatcgacgaaagtgtatcaacttgtttggtcggaaaactcggtttgaaaaccgttttagcaatgtaaaaagagtgttttaagtttagtgatggtgtagttggttgagatggtcggtcaagtgatttaatgcacgatgacggtaccaaaaaatgtgtaaggcttgtgttttcgatcggtaggtcggaaacacgtgtcggtttgtgacttgagaagtcgagtctagaattttaagggagaaatgagggggcggacactcgcgtaaggtgttatggtgtgtgaaggtgggtatttatagagaaatgggtgcatgtgtgcgttttgagcgacgtggcctcatgagctgctcgaagaggcgcgagccatttcgcgggtcttcgaggtgtcttatcactatcacgcaattgaaatcatgatttgttctatcctatgttttgggtgacatgatttgtacttgaccatgaagcattctgggaaatacttaacatggaagtcttgaaaagttttgttttttgtgtttgactcggtttgactcgttgttggagtcgggaatTGAATTTTgtgtcggtttttggtccgatgtcggttttgactctagttagtgtaattgtgaccccgtcgtcatgcattaaacactcccggtacttttgaaaagttttaaaatgttttgttttcgaaatcgttttaagttttccgacgtatagttgtacaaaactgtcgattaaaagctgcgattcctaagcatgttgtagtccgataatcatcgggtgtttgttggagattcGACAGATACAGGGTATCTATATAGCCCCTACtgtgactgaggcttggacaaggcgaaagtcaaagtatagcccccaggtcaatcgaagattacaacctggagaccggaGCGACGTCGGGGCGGCTTGAAAgggttcgggccaaggacctgccgacgggaagggcgacgccaaggcgactcggggatacgagtcaaggacctgtcgtcgggaatagtctagagtctgtcgactgtccgtgcgggtcgtttaaagtccgttagactacgtataaaggctcgccagtcataagaaagagtcatacctgaggcatcttcgggatatgtccttgagtcgtttcttgtttgcgggcaaaggctcgccagccgtgttgcggatatgaaggggctcgccagccgcgtttcggatatgaaggggctcgccagccgtgttgcggatatgaaggggaccgccagccgcgttgcggatatgaaggggcccgccagccgcgttgcggatatgaagAGGTTCGCCAGCtgcgttgcggatatgaaggggctcgccagctaCGTTGAATGTgctgcgttttgaggctcgcctgccatgttgaatgtgcattgtgaggctcgccagccatgtttaatgtgcattgtgaggctcgccaaccatgttgaATGCCAATTGATCGACTGTTGGAAATAGCCGTGTTGGGCGAGCCTATTTCGAAAAGTTGTTTGAGTTAGCGGGCCCTGTGAGGAAGGCCTCCGATATCCTACTGGGGAATCTCGGTGTttatattggatgtttgtggcGCCGGGGAGGGATAGGCTCGCGATCCTGGCTCCCGTGGTTGGCGGTGATTTTGAATCTCGAAGGGAGGTAatggtttttattgccgtttgaTGGAAGTTTGTAGAGAAGGGCAGATGTGCATTCTGTCATTTGATGTGTGTGGGGGGATAACGGTTTTTTCGTCTTCCCACTATTTGAGATTTGTGAAGGGTAGTGAATTTTACTGCCGTGTTTGAAGGTTTGACGGTTTTTAATGTCGTTTGTTTGAGGTTTGAACATGTTATTGAAATTTTTgtgagaatagtgaatttgaacttcACTATTGATTTTTGTTTGAATGTGACGGTTTTTTATTCCGTCGCCGAACATTTGGTGAAAATAGCGAACTTGAATTTCGCTActttgtttttgtctttgagagacgacggtttttattgccgtcgttgagaattttgtgaaaatagcgaatttgaatttcgctacttagtttttgtatttgaaagatgacggtttttattgccgtcgttgaaatgttgtgaaaatagcgaatttgaattccactatttatttttgtattttgaaagatgacggtttttaattccgccgttgaaaattttgtgaaaatagcgaatttgatttTCGCtactttgtttttgtatttgaaagatgacggtttttaattccgtcgttgaaaatttgaaatttgtgtGGGAAATTgagccaaagcccaaaattccgctgaATAAAGAAGGGAACACCCTATTGAGGCGTGAGCCTTCCTGCGAAGGGATGGGGCTCCCCTTTTTTCTCTAAAAAGACGCGAGAAGCCTAAGCTTCTCATTTCACTTCGTCTTCTTCCCTAAAACCGCGACAATCACAAAAATTGCCATTTTTGGGTTTCGTTTCTTGCTTGACTTTGTGCCATTGttatcatgtcatctcaaggtatgtaaatcctcttaaatccatttgaatttgtttttcttttcgttaattgaattagggtgaAACCCTAACCTTTCGAAAATCGATTTGGACGTTTTTGtttagcccattttcgagtgaaattgatgattgcattaggttagaaacctgtttaggagtataggggtgcttttaatttgcattttggtccctgtTCCCGCCTTttaggctcgaaaaacgtgaatgagacgaggaaaccgtcttatttcacaatgccaagttcgtttgcttgagttgtggaccccactaggttgcattgtagttggggaagaccgtgttgccatattgaaccttcgttgggtgttgtgggcaaaattttgaggttttgccttttgcgacggtcttatgtctgaggAAATAGGCGTTTGTCTGAGCTCAAGTTGAGTCAGTTTGTCTTGAAATagaccttaacggtagtttaggtcactttgagacgtggtTGGATTACGTTGTTTTGTTGTGGCCgtgttttgaatttttgacctgtttgtacccgaattggcgtaaaattgcctttttaaGCTGTGAGAAATacccagttgtgtcgggaatttttcTTGCTGTTTTGCGGGCCTTGTGTGGGCTttgaggtgttgggtggtttttttttgaaaatgttgttgttgttttgactcgtctttttctTGAAAATAAGGGCGAGCCGTTTTTTGTGCGATTTTTCGTGAAGGGTTTTTGTTGGATGGGTTTGGacgggtttgcccttgtttttgttttgcatttgcaggtggtttgttttttttttttggatttgtccattttgtgccatCGTAATGCCAAAATTTTGGCGGACGTTTTTGTTTTGTCCTGATTGCAGGGGAGTATTCCGGGCCTACTGGGTCCGTTGCTGGGACCTTAGAGGTCTTGTTTGGGACCGAGCCGGTTAGTACTCCGACGAGTGCACGTGAGGCGGTGGTAAAGGAGgcttccgaggaggaggagcCT from Silene latifolia isolate original U9 population chromosome 5, ASM4854445v1, whole genome shotgun sequence encodes the following:
- the LOC141655330 gene encoding uncharacterized protein LOC141655330, encoding MMVTAATGASKEACMCKGFGSTLSGAALQWFVSLPNKSISSFADLVNAFNQQFASSRRTLKQPSDLYRIVQEIGESIKDYVTRFNTEKVAIRGCDTSIAINAFRQGLDKDSDLYKELTMHPCERFEEVQQRTTATLRLEEDILSRKGTITFDRTSRKIPTEKKEEKTKPYSRPNIRKVAEKLQQGEDSKYLPRLAEYRFNTGMEGLLKALRELGDQVRWPKPPTKDRPNNDLDRSK